The Pseudophryne corroboree isolate aPseCor3 chromosome 2, aPseCor3.hap2, whole genome shotgun sequence genome has a segment encoding these proteins:
- the LOC135050066 gene encoding putative nuclease HARBI1 isoform X1, producing the protein MVCMLFFDCHLCSLVGVCFWEKYPWFHLFSGCATEHQVFPFFGAEKMYAPACVMSIFIAAEALPPQPTPALPPQPPAPQPQPAPHQPRQRRRARPPIFRTRVLLFGMPDDVVVRRYRLPPHLILDTLSIIESDLESEIRYPTAIPPLTQFLAVLHFLATASYQHVVGDLVGMSQGQFSKVLRRVCQAFLKRVKQFIDMPLDVGALDVVKRQFEEGGSRFPHVIGVVDGTHVAIQPPRHNEEIYRNRKLFHSLNVMVVCGPSLQILSLNAKFTGSSHDAYVIRQSGIWQRLRSSQRADMWLLGDRGYPCTPWLMTPYRNPRPGPQMAFNSALTATRQLVERTIGVLKGRFRVLHRTGGDIMYSPRWQVK; encoded by the exons atggtctgtatgctgttttttgactgtcatttgtgttctcttgtaggtgtttgcttttgggagaaatatccctggtttcatttattttctgggtgtgctactgaacaccaagtctttcctttttttggagcag aaaaaatgtacgctcctgca tgtgttatgtcaatatttattgctgcagaagccctacctccccaacccacgccagcactcccaccccaaccgccagccccacaaccacagccggctcctcatcaaccaaggcaacggaggcgtgctaggccaccaattttccgaacccgtgtcctactttttggtatgccagatgatgtggtggtgcgtagatacaggctgccaccacatctaatcctagacactctctccataatagagagtgatctggagtctgaaattcggtatcctacagcaataccaccattgacacaattccttgcagtgttacattttttggctacagcctcatatcagcatgttgtgggagacctggttggcatgtcgcagggccagttcagtaaggtcctgcggcgtgtctgccaggctttcctaaagcgggtgaagcaattcattgatatgcctttggatgttggtgccctagatgtggtgaagcggcaatttgaggaaggtggtagtcgcttcccacatgttattggggttgtggatggcacacatgttgctattcagccaccaagacataatgaagaaatttatagaaacaggaaactgtttcattctctgaatgtaatggttgtttgtgggccatccctccagatcctttccctgaatgcaaaatttactggaagttcacatgatgcatatgtcattagacaatcagggatatggcagagattaagatcaagtcaacgagcagacatgtggttattgg gagaccgtggatatccttgcaccccctggctcatgactccttaccgtaatcccaggccaggaccacagatggcatttaactccgcgcttactgccactaggcagctggtggagcgcacaattggtgtccttaaagggcggtttcgtgtgctccaccgcactggtggcgacatcatgtattcgccgagatggcaagtaaaatag